In a single window of the Leopardus geoffroyi isolate Oge1 chromosome D2, O.geoffroyi_Oge1_pat1.0, whole genome shotgun sequence genome:
- the FOXI2 gene encoding forkhead box protein I2, with protein sequence MSFGAELPGQTRERPDMALYRDGSGACPIPHSQAGATAHPMAYARADLGAEAGAQCPWLNAPALSPAPYSAGPRPAPRYAAPGPLLGAPGGLAGADLAWLSLSGQQELLRLVRPPYSYSALIAMAIQSAPLRKLTLSQIYQYVAGNFPFYKRSKAGWQNSIRHNLSLNDCFKKVPREEDDPGKGNYWTLDPNCEKMFDNGNFRRKRKRRGEVSAAAASGAGSPGGATAPELEPLGAASPDLQAPPSPPAPEAATCLSGFASAMGALAGGLATFPAGLAGDFSVGRPTTVAAHGPRAPGPAPGFGAGRQTAAPAFRVDPFVYRREGTEV encoded by the exons ATGAGCTTCGGCGCCGAGCTTCCCGGCCAGACCCGGGAACGGCCGGACATGGCCTTGTACCGCGACGGCTCGGGTGCGTGTCCCATCCCGCACAGCCAGGCCGGGGCCACCGCGCACCCCATGGCCTACGCGCGCGCCGATCTGGGCGCGGAAGCCGGAGCCCAGTGCCCGTGGCTGAACGCGCCGGCTCTCAGCCCCGCGCCCTACAGCGCCGGCCCCCGGCCCGCGCCCCGCTACGCGGCCCCCGGCCCGCTCCTCGGCGCCCCGGGCGGCCTGGCGGGCGCAGACCTCGCGTGGCTGAGCCTGTCGGGCCAGCAGGAGCTGCTGAGGCTGGTGCGGCCGCCCTACTCGTACTCGGCGCTCATCGCCATGGCCATCCAGAGCGCGCCGCTGCGGAAGCTGACGCTCAGCCAGATCTACCAGTACGTGGCCGGCAACTTCCCCTTCTACAAGCGCAGCAAGGCAGGCTGGCAGAACTCCATCCGCCACAACCTGTCGCTCAACGACTGCTTCAAGAAGGTGCCCCGCGAGGAGGACGacccag GTAAAGGCAATTACTGGACCCTGGACCCAAACTGCGAGAAGATGTTCGACAATGGCAACTTCCGacggaagaggaagaggagaggagaggtgagcGCCGCCGCAGCCTCGGGAGCCGGGAGCCCCGGAGGAGCCACGGCGCCGGAGCTGGAGCCCCTGGGCGCCGCCTCCCCGGACCTGCAGGCCCCGCCGTCCCCGCCCGCGCCCGAGGCGGCCACCTGCCTGTCCGGTTTCGCCTCGGCCATGGGCGCCCTGGCTGGCGGCCTCGCTACCTTCCCCGCGGGCCTGGCGGGGGACTTCTCAGTCGGGAGACCGACGACGGTCGCCGCCCACGGGCCCCGGGCCCCAGGCCCCGCACCCGGCTTCGGTGCCGGACGTCAGACCGCGGCCCCCGCCTTCCGCGTGGACCCCTTCGTCTACCGTCGGGAGGGGACCGAAGTGTGA